In the genome of Streptomyces fagopyri, the window GAAGGACGGGTCGCAGGGCGCCGAGGCCGCCGCTCCCGGTTCCGGGGGCGACGGGCAGGACTCGTCCACGTCCGAGGGGGTGCGCATGCGGGTGACCGGATCCCGGACGACGTACTCGGGATCGTGCCCGCCTTCGAGCGGCGAGGCGCCCACCTTCACCGCGACGTTCTCCGTCGACCGGCTCCCGGCACAGTTCTCCTACCGGTGGGTGTCCAAGGACGGTTCGGTCACCGACGACCAGTGGAGGACGCTGTCGTTCCCCAACGGCGGAAGCCTCACCAAACAGGTCTCGGTCAGCCTGACCACGTGGGCGAAGGCCGGAACGTTCACGAGCGAGATCGGCGTGGAGCTCAACGCCCCTCTTCGGGGCAGGTCCAACACGGTGCCCCTCTCGTTGACGTGTGAGTCGGGATGACGCGAGGCGCGTCCTGCCGTCACTGACGGACGGACTTCGTGACGGGGCTCCGGCCGGTCACGAAGTCCGCTCGGCAGGCGGAGGTTTCCGGGACCGCGGACCGCGGCCCTGCCGTCATCACCGCCGGAGACGGACAGCCGTACCGGGCCGGCCACGACAGGGGCCGGCGCGCGGCGAAGGCACGGGGATCCCCTCCCGGGAGTACCGAACCGCGCCGGGCCCCCACGCGTGAGCGACAGCTCCGTCCTCTGGCGGGGGAGCCCCATCACGCGGCCTCCCCCCATCTGTTGAGTGCCATCATCGAGGAGTACAAGTGCCATCGGTCATCGTCGGGCAAACGGGTCCCTTCACCGGTCAAAGCGCGGTTCTGAGCTCTGCTCCGCTGACGTTCGGCCGCAAGAGCGACAACGATGTCGTCATCGTCAGTGTCAGTGCGTCACGGCTGCATGCCGAAATCCTGGAGGAGGACGCCGGCTTCGTTCTGTACGACCGCAGCCGGAACGGCACCTTCGTCAACGATCAGCGCATCACGCGGCACGCGCTGCGTGCGAACGACCGCATCCGGATCGGCGAGGAGACCTTCCTCTTCGAATCGCAGGACGCCATGGAGACGGTCATGGACCTCTCCCTCCTCGACATGCCACGGACCCAGGCCTCCGACGACCCCGAGCAGCTCCGCGTCACGATCACCGGTGGCGGCCCGGTCGGCCTCGCCTTCGCGCTGACGCTGGAGAACATGCTGCGCGGGCGGGTCGCCATCAAGGTCTACGAGGGCCGGTGGATCAAGGACGGTCCCTCCGTCGTCTGGAAGGACGAGACCCACGGCAACACCCGTCGCCAGCAGGTCGTGACCATCCAGAGCCGGCAGTACCTCGCCCTGCCCGAGGAGATGCAGTCGGCGCTGTTCGACTCGGGTCAGTACGCGGAGATGTGGCCCGTCGGACCGGACTCCGTGGAGGGCAGGCCGCCCCGCAACATCCGGATCGCCTACATCGAGGACCGCCTTCTGGAACTGGCGAACAAGAGCTCCGCGATCCGCCTGATACCGAAGCACTTCGACCCGTCGGAACACCAGGGCAGGCTCTCGCAGGAACATGTGCTGGTGGTCTGCGAGGGCGGGCGGTCCCGCACCCGGGAGCACTACAAGGACCGCTTCGGCGCGGCCGACGCGTCGATCTACTCCCTCGAAGGCGACCACCTGCAGGACGTGGTGCTGGGGCTGCGGGTGAAGTCCCCGCTCTCCGACCCGATGAGCGTCCTGCTGACCGTTTCGCAGAACAGGTTCCTCCTCAACTCGCTGCGCGGCGAGGGCTTTCTCAACATGCGCCTCACCCGCGAGGAGGCCAGGAACGTCGTCGGCATCGACCCGGTCCGCCAGGTCTTCGAGGAGTGCATCGCCGCCCGCCCCTGTGTCATGAGCCGTGAGGAGGACAACGAGTTCCGCTGCCCCACGCACGGAACCCTCTTCCTCCCCGCGCTGCTGCGCGGTTCGCCCCTGTGGAAGCGGATCCGGGAGGGGCTGAAGCTGTTCGGCATGGCCGAGGACGATCTCACCGCGGTCACGTCGTTCCGGCTGGACATGGTGCAGCGCCCCCG includes:
- a CDS encoding FHA domain-containing protein, producing the protein MPSVIVGQTGPFTGQSAVLSSAPLTFGRKSDNDVVIVSVSASRLHAEILEEDAGFVLYDRSRNGTFVNDQRITRHALRANDRIRIGEETFLFESQDAMETVMDLSLLDMPRTQASDDPEQLRVTITGGGPVGLAFALTLENMLRGRVAIKVYEGRWIKDGPSVVWKDETHGNTRRQQVVTIQSRQYLALPEEMQSALFDSGQYAEMWPVGPDSVEGRPPRNIRIAYIEDRLLELANKSSAIRLIPKHFDPSEHQGRLSQEHVLVVCEGGRSRTREHYKDRFGAADASIYSLEGDHLQDVVLGLRVKSPLSDPMSVLLTVSQNRFLLNSLRGEGFLNMRLTREEARNVVGIDPVRQVFEECIAARPCVMSREEDNEFRCPTHGTLFLPALLRGSPLWKRIREGLKLFGMAEDDLTAVTSFRLDMVQRPRFTAQLSRPTPSGPGTYGFLLGDAANAIHFWPGRGLNSGLASATSLARSLSRAWRGKPLRDADFIRHEAAMSMLQYRHKSRAWNAMVTTDEQGTTRAIKDIIARSMEPAADHDPEAGQTHLDALLERMSGIRERLAPRLPGLPTDDELRSHLSALEPATLRTLWESGAWDTLIVGGEEADIDLFYQSDAPVYVPRPADPRNIPAGLAPANLPS